A section of the Oryza sativa Japonica Group chromosome 1, ASM3414082v1 genome encodes:
- the LOC4324273 gene encoding uncharacterized protein isoform X3: MSSMESLAQLELLCEKLYNSRDSAERAHAESTLKCFSENSDYISQCQYILDNASTPYALMLASSSLLNQVNDRSLSLQLRLDILNYVINYLAMRGPKLQTFVIKSLIQLVCRITKFGWFDDDKFRDIVKEAADFLSLASQDHYFIGLKILYHLVGEMNQANAMPLTLHRKIACSFKDQFLLQIFQISLTSLHQLKSEVPDDFRRDPLSLALRCLSFDFVGCPVDESSEEFGTVQLPASWRPLLQDPSTVQIFFDYYKVNDTCVSKEALECLVRLASVRRSIFVEDPSRTQFLSHLMSGTKEILQTGQGLADHGNYHEFCRLLGRFKVNFQLSELLSIEFYGEWIGLVAEFTTKSLLSWQWASNSVYYLLSLWSRLVTSVPYLKSDTPSMLDETVPKITEGFITSRINSVQASFANDSSDDTLDNVDVLQEQLESLPYLCRFQYQNSSIYIINIMEPLLQAYTERSRLPAPGDANELSVIEGQLTWLVHIIEAILKIRQTIGCSQESQELIDAELAARVLQLINVTDTGVHAQRYRVLSKQRLGRAILIFVQNFRRSYVGDQAMHSSKQLYARLSELLGLNDHLVLLNAIVGKIATNLKCYAECEDVIDHTLSLFLELASGYMTGKLLLKLESTKFIIANHSRDSFPFLEEYRCARSRTTFYYILGCLVFMEDTPVKFRSFMEPLLQVAVNLEATADAAFWTDVVKYAFIGLMRDLRGIAMATNRTYGLLFDWLYPSRMPLLLKAISLCADEPEVTTPLLKFMCEFVLNKAQRLTFDSSSPNGILLFQEVSKLIVAYGSRILLLPNGTDIYGSKYKGIWISLAVLSRALCGNYVNFGVFELYGDRALADALDISLKMSLSVPLSDILAFKKLSKAFYGYIEVLFSSHITFVLNLDTNTFVHIVSTLESGLKGLDTGISTQCASAIDSLAAFYFNNITAADGPPSPAALNLARHIGEFPTLFPQILKTLFEIIIFEDAGNQWSLSRPILSLIMISEQMFSNLRAQILASQPVDQQQRLSQCFEKLMSDVARNLEPKNRDKFTKNLTTFRHDFRVKNIQA; encoded by the exons ATGTCATCAATGGAGAGCCTAGCACAGTTAGAGCTGTTATGTGAAAAGCTTTACAATTCTAGAGACTCCGCTGAGCGAGCACATGCAGAAAGCACCCTCAAGTGCTTCTCGGAGAACAGTGACTACATTTCACAGTGCCAATATATATTGGACAATGCCTCAACACCATATGCCCTGATGCTGGCCAGTTCAAGCTTGTTGAACCAAGTCAACGACCGCAGTCTTTCATTGCAATTGCGTCTTGATATCT TGAATTATGTCATAAACTATCTTGCTATGAGGGGACCTAAACTGCAGACGTTTGTGATTAAATCCCTAATTCAGCTTGTCTGTCGAATTACAAAATTTGGATGGTTCGATGATGATAAATTCAGAGATATTGTCAAGGAGGCAGCTGATTTCTTATCTCTT GCATCCCAGGATCATTATTTCATAGGATTGAAGATACTATATCATCTTGTAGGAGAAATGAACCAG GCAAACGCTATGCCTTTGACACTTCACAGAAAAATTGCTTGTTCGTTCAAGGACCAGTTTCTTCTACAGATCTTCCAAATTTCTTTAACCTCATTACACCAACTGAAGAGTGAAG TACCTGATGACTTTAGGCGTGATCCCCTCTCGCTTGCATTAAGGTGCTTGTCATTTGACTTTGTTGGTTGTCCTGTGGATGAAAGCTCTGAGGAATTTGGTACAGTGCAG CTTCCTGCATCTTGGAGGCCTCTCCTTCAAGATCCTTCTACTGTTCAGATCTTCTTCGATTACTATAAAGTCAACGATACATGTGTTTCAAAAGAG GCTTTGGAATGTCTTGTGAGACTTGCTTCTGTCAGGCGCAGTATTTTTGTTGAGGACCCTTCAAGGACCCAGTTTCTTTCTCATCTGATGTCAGGCACAAAGGAGATACTCCAAACTGGCCAAG GTCTTGCTGATCATGGAAATTACCACGAGTTCTGCCGTCTTCTTGGACGGTTCAAAGTGAATTTCCAG TTGTCAGAGCTTCTGAGTATTGAGTTTTATGGTGAATGGATTGGTTTAGTAGCAGAATTCACAACTAAATCCTTGTTGTCATGGCAG TGGGCCAGCAATAGTGTCTACTATCTTTTGAGCCTTTGGTCAAGGCTGGTGACATCTGTTCCTTACTTGAAAAGTGACACACCAAGTATGCTTGATGAGACTGTTCCCAAAATCACGGAGGGTTTTATCACCTCTAGAATTAATTCTGTTCAG GCCAGCTTTGCAAACGACTCATCCGATGATACTTTGGATAATGTGGATGTTCTTCAGGAGCAGTTGGAGTCTCTTCCTTACCTTTGTAGATTCCAG TACCAAAACAGTAGCATTTACATCATAAATATTATGGAGCCTCTTCTACAAGCTTATACG GAAAGGTCAAGATTACCAGCTCCTGGAGATGCGAATGAGCTCTCTGTCATTGAAGGACAGCTCACATGGCTAGTCCACATAATTGAAGCCATTCTCAAGATTAGGCAGACCATTGGTTGTAG CCAAGAATCACAGGAGTTAATTGATGCAGAACTTGCAGCCCGTGTGTTACAGTTGATAAACGTTACTGACACGGGGGTGCACGCACAG AGATATCGAGTATTAAGTAAGCAAAGACTTGGTCGTGCTATTCTTATCTTTGTGCAAAATTTCAGAAGGTCATATGTAGGAGATCAAGCCATGCATTCTTCAAAG CAGTTGTATGCAAGATTATCTGAGCTTCTTGGATTGAATGACCATTTAGTTTTACTCAATGCCATTGTTGGGAAAATAGCTACTAATCTAAAGTGCTATGCTGAG TGCGAGGATGTTATTGATCATACTCTGTCCCTCTTCCTTGAACTTGCATCTGG CTATATGACTGGAAAACTGCTTCTCAAGCTGGAGAGTACAAAATTTATAATTGCAAATCATTCT AGGGATTCTTTTCCATTTCTTGAAGAATACAGATGTGCCCGCAGTAGAACAACATTCTACTACATCCTTGGCTGCTTGGTTTTCATGGAAGACACCCCAGTAAAATTCAGGAGTTTCATGGAGCCTCTCCTACAA GTTGCAGTTAATTTGGAGGCAACCGCTGATGCTGCTTTCTGGACTGATGTTGTGAAGTACGCATTTATTGGTTTGATGAGAGACTTACGAGGCATTGCTATGGCCACAAACAG GACCTATGGCCTCCTATTTGACTGGCTATATCCATCTCGCATGCCACTTTTACTGAAAGCCATCTCACTCTGTGCTGATGAGCCGGAG GTCACCACACCCCTACTCAAGTTTATGTGCGAGTTTGTTTTGAACAAAGCTCAGAGATTGACATTTGATTCATCATCACCAAATGGGATCCTTTTATTCCAGGAGGTTAGCAAGCTGATTGTGGCTTATGGATCACGTATTCTGTTGCTTCCAAACGGCACTGATATTTATGGAAGTAAATACAAAGGCATATGGATATCACTTGCTGTTCTTTCAAGAG CTTTATGTGGAAACTATGTCAATTTTGGTGTATTTGAGCTGTATGGTGACAGAGCACTTGCTGATGCCCTTGATATATCTTTAAAGATGAGCCTCTCAGTTCCATTGTCTGACATATTGGCATTCAAAAAG CTGTCAAAAGCATTCTATGGATATATTGAAGTTCTGTTCAGCAGCCAtatcacttttgttctcaattTGGATACAAACACCTTCGTGCATATTGTCAGCACTCTTGAATCTGGCTTAAAAGGTCTAGATACAGGGATATCAACACAG TGTGCCTCTGCCATTGATAGCTTGGCGGCCTTTTATTTCAACAATATCACAGCTGCTGATGGCCCTCCTTCACCAGCTGCACTAAATCTTGCTCGGCATATTGGAGAGTTCCCCACTTTATTTCCTCAG ATACTGAAGACGCTTTTTGAGATCATCATCTTTGAGGATGCGGGTAATCAATGGAGTCTTAGTAGGCCAATACTGAGTCTGATAATGATCAGTGAACAG ATGTTTAGTAATTTGAGAGCACAGATATTAGCATCACAG CCTGTAGACCAGCAACAACGCCTTTCGCAATGCTTCGAGAAGCTGATGTCTGATGTTGCTAGGAACTTGGAACCAAAGAACAGAGATAAATTCACTAAAAATCTTACAACATTCAGGCATGATTTCCGTGTGAAGAACATTCAGGCATGA